GCTGCTGCCCGGCGGCCCCGAGGGCGCCGGCGAGCCGGGCGCGGTGCGCCGGGGCGTCGGCTACGGCCTCGGCATGGTGCACATGCTCGGCGCCGAGGGCGCCGACGAGGTCTCCACGGCGACCGTGAAGATCCACGACGGTGTGGCGACCGTCCTGTGCGCGGCCGTGGAGACGGGCCAGGGCTTCACCACCCTCGCCCGCCAGATCGTCCAGGAGACCCTGGGCGTCGACGAGGTGCACGTCGCCTCCGTCGACACCGACCAGCCGCCGGCCGGCGCGGGCTGCCGCGGCCGACACACCTGGGTGTCCGGCGGCGCGGTGGAGCGGGCCGCGAAGATGGTCCGCACCCAGCTGCTGCAGCCCCTCGCGCACAAGTTCGGGATGTCCACCGAGCTGCTCCAGATCACGGACGGCAAGATCACCTCCTACGACGGCGTGCTGTCGACGACCGTCTCGGAGGCGATGGAGGGCAAGGAACTGTGGGCCACGGCCCAGTGCCGCCCGCACCCCACCGAGCCCCTGGACGCCGCGGGGCAGGGCGACGCCTTCGTGGGCCTCGCCTTCTGCGCGATCCGCGCGGTGGTGGACGTGGACGTCGAACTCGGCTCGGTGCGGGTCGTGGAGCTGGCGGTCGCCCAGGACGTGGGCCGGGTGCTGAACCCGGCGCAACTGGCGTCCCGCATCGAGGCGGGCGTCACGCAGGGCGTGGGCATCGCGCTCACCGAGAACCTGCGCGCGCCGCGCGGCCTGGTCCGCCACCCCGACCTGACCGGGTACGCCCTGCCGACCGCCCTGGACGCGCCGGACATCCGCATCGTGAAGCTGGTCGAGGAGCGGGACGTGGTCGCCCCCTTCGGCGCCAAGTCGGTCAGCGCGGTGCCCGTGGTGACGTCCCCGGCGGCGATCGCCTCCGCCGTCCGCGCGGCCACCGGCCGCCCGGTCAACCGCCTCCCGATCCGCCCGCAGGCCGCGGTGGTGACGGCCCAGTGACCCCCTCCGAGGAGACCCCCTCCGAGGAGACCCCCTCCGGGGAGACGCCCCCCGGTGAAGGACCGCGCTACGAGCCGCCGCCGAGCGCGGGCAAGTTGTTCCTGTGGGTCCTCGTGTTCGCCGTGGCGGCCCTGGCGGTCGTCCTGGGCGGCGTCTACTTCACCTGAGACGGCCTCCTCGGGGCGTTGTCAGTGGTGCGGCGTACTGTGCGGAGCAGTGGGCCGGCGTGCCGCGCACGGGCCGCCGTACCCACACACTGACGTCTCACGTACTGGCGCACCGATGTGGACCGCGGGGGAGCGATGGGCACGACCGAGGCCGGGGTTCCGGCGATCACGCTGACCGAGGCGGAGCTGGACCGCTACGTCACGCACGCCCCGACGCGCGGTCTGCCCACGGGTCCCGGCCTGCCCGCCGGCACCGGTCCGCTGACCTTCCTCCCACTGCGCACGCACGGCCTGCGCACGCTCGCGGACGCCACGGACGGCCCCTTCCGCCTGGCCGACGAGCTGCGCGACCGCCTGGTGATCGGCGAGCTGCTGCACCCGGCCGGCATGGAGCGCGAGTCGGTCCTGCTCGACGGCGGCACGGGCGAGATCACGACGGCCCACCTGCTCGCCCCGTCCGCCCCGCGCCCCTTCGCCCCCTCGCTGAACACGCTCCTGCGCTTCGCCGCGGTCACCGAGGAACTGGCGGGCCTGCGCGGCCGTTTCGCCTCCCTGGCGGGCCGGTACGGCCCCAGGACGGTGACCGAGGCATCCCGCCGCCTCCTCACGCTCTTCGAGCAGGGCGCGGACGGCAGGGTCCCGCCGTACTGGAAGGCGACGGCCCTGATCCGCCCGCTGTCCCTCATCGCCGGCCCCGGCACGGCGTCGGGCCTCACCCTGGACGTCCCCTCCCGCCTGCTGGACCAGGAATTCGGCCAGGGGCGGGTGACCCGCTTCGAGGAGGTCGACATCCCGGCCACGCTCACCCACGAGCCGACCCGCCGCTTCCTGCGCGAAACGGGCCTGCCGGAGGAGGCCGTCCTCTTCCGCGCCGACACGGACGCCCCCCTGCACACGCTGACGGAGTACTTCGCCGAGGAACGCGCCGAGGACTACCCCCTGGACGAACTCCCGGCCCATTCCGGCCACTTGATCCGCCTCGGCCACCTGGTCGAGGACAACGGTCTGGTGGTCGACGGCAGGACGGGCGCGGTCCTCACCTTCAGCGAGCCCGAGGCGACGCTCTACCCCCTCAACACGGACGTCTCCACCCTCGCCTACACCCTCTGGCTCCTGCACCACGAGCGCACGACCGACGAGCACCTGTCCCACGAACTCACCACGGACGCCTACGACCAACTGGCCGCGGCCATGCTCCACACCCTGGCCGCCGTGGACCCCACGGGCACCCGCCCCCGCACGGACTGGCACTACTGGACGGAACTCTTCCGGGACGAAGCGGGCGGAGTGCTCTGAAACCGCCGGGCCGAGTCCGCACGGGACGTTACGAACAGGTGACCGTCACCACCGAAACGGCACCCCGGACACCACGACCGGCGCTACGGTCGGCGCTTCCGACACGTCCTGGGGGGACACATGACACATCCGTACGCCATACCGCCGCAGCCGCCCGTCAGAGCGGCCCGGAAGTGGGCGCGCAAGCGGTACGTACTGCCGGCGATCGGTCTCGCCTTCTTCCTCGGCATCGGCGCCGGCGCCAACGGCCAGGAGAACGGTGACGACGCGAAGGCGGCGGCCGCCGGGATCCAGCCGGCCACCACGGTCACCGCGACGGCCACGGCCACGGCCACGGAGACCGCGGCACCGGAGCCCGCGCCGACGGTGACGGCGACGAAGACGGTCGAGGTGAAGGTGAGGGTGACCGTCACCGCGAAGGCGGCCGTCGCGGATTCGGGAAGCGGCGGCAGTTCGTCCGGCGGGTCGTCGGGGAGCGGCGGTTCGAGCTCTTCGGGGGGTTCCGGCACGACCGGGAGCGGCGCCACGGCTCTCTGCAACGACGGCACCTACTCCTACGCCGCCCACCACCAGGGCGCCTGCTCGCACCACGGGGGCGTCGCCGTCTTCTACAGGTAGGACGGGCACCCGGACCGGGTGCGGCCCGGCCGGTGGCACGACGCGGCGTCAGCCACCGGCCGGGCCACGGCCGCCGCGGTGGCGGCCACCACGCCGACCGGTGCTCCGGCGCCGAGACGCCCGCACCGAACGCCGCTCCAACCGGCCCGGGCACTGCGCCGGCGTACTGGAGGCCGTGGCGGGAATCGAACCCGCGTAACTCGCTTTGCAGGCGAGTCCCTGAACCACTCGGGCACACGGCCGTGTTCGTGGAACGAACGTACGGCGGGGCCCGGCGGGACTCAAGGGGGACCGGGGGGCTGCAACGGGACTGCCACACGGCGTTCACGAAACCCCGGACGCACGACCGGGGGCGGAGGGGCGGCCGGGTCCTGGACAGGGGCCAAAGCGTGTTGTGCGCCTTACCCTGGCGGGCATGAGCGCCCTTGGATCCCCTGATGCCGCCGTTGCGGACGATGCCGCCCGGCCGGACGGCGGTGTGCTGAGCCGGGCCCACCGGGCACTGAGCGTCGGCATCGTCTCCGTCGTGCTGCTCATCGCCTTCGAGGCGACCGCCGTCGGGACCGCCATGCCCGTCGCGGCGCGGGAGCTGGACGGACTGGCGCTGTACGCCTTCGCCTTCTCCGGGTACTTCACGACCAGCCTGTTCGGCATGGTGCTCGCCGGGCAGTGGTCCGACCGGAAGGGGCCGCTGGGCGCGCTGACGACGGGGATCGCCGCCTTCGCCGCGGGACTCCTGGTCGCCGGGACCGCCCGGGTCATGTGGGTGTTCATCCTGGGGCGCGCCGTGCAGGGGCTCGGCGGCGGGCTGGTCATCGTCGCCCTGTACGTCGTCGTGGGGCGCGCCTATCCGGAGCGGCTGCGCCCCGCCATCATGGCCGCCTTCGCCGCCTCCTGGGTCGTCCCGTCCGTCGTCGGCCCCCTCGCCTCGGGCGCCGTCACCGAACACCTCGGCTGGCGATGGGTGTTCCTCGGCATCCCGGTCCTGGTCGTCTTCCCGCTCGCCCTGGCCCTGCCGCAGATCAGGCGGCGGACGGCCGGCCCGGTGGGCGGCTCCGGCGGCTCCGGCGCCTTCGACCGGCGCCGCATCCGGCTCGCCCTCGCCGTCTCCCTGGGCGCCGGGCTCCTGCAGTACGCCGCCCAGGACCTGCGCCCGCTCTCCCTCCTCCCCGGCCTCGCCGGCGCCGCCCTGCTGGCGCCGGCCGTCCTGGCCCTGCTGCCGCGCGGCACCTACCGCGCGGCCCGCGGGCTGCCCTCCGTCGTGCTGCTGCGCGGAGTGTCCGCCGGGTCCTTCATCGCGGCCGAGTCCTTCGTCCCGCTGATGCTGGTCACCCAGCGCGGGCTGTCGCCGACGATGGCCGGGTTCTCGCTGGCGGCCGGCGGGGGGACGTGGGCGCTGGGGTCGTGGGTGCAGTCACGGCCGGGCGCGGAGCCGTACCGGGGGCGGCTGATGACCTCGGGGATGGTGCTGGTCGCCGCCGCGATCACCGCCGCGCCGAGCGTGCTCCTGCCCGCCGTGCCCGTGTGGACCGTCGCCGTCGCCTGGGGCTTCGGCTGCTTCGGGATGGGCCTGGTGATCTCCTCCACCAGCGTGCTGCTGCTCCAGCTGTCCGCCCCCGAGGAGGCCGGCGCGAACTCCGCCGCCCTGCAGATCTCCGACGCCCTCTCCAACGTGGTCCTGCTGGCCGCGACCGGCGCCGCCTTCGCCGCGCTGGGCGGCGGCGGCACGGCGGCCACCACGGCCACGGCGGCGGACGCCGCGCGTCCCGCCGCGTTCGCGGCCGTCTTCCTGCCGATGGCGGTGGTCGCGCTCGCGGGGGCCTGGGTGACGACGCGGGTGCACGAGGAGGGGCGCGGGTGACGGCACGGTCCCGGGGGTGGGGGAAGGCGCGGGTGGCGGCACGGCTCCGAGGAGGAGGGGCGCCGGTGACGGCACGGCTCCGAGGGGGCGCGGGTGGCGGTACCGGGGCCGACCGGATGCGCGGGCCCGGCGCGGGGCGGTGCGCACGGCCCGGTCGTGCGGTGCGGCGCCCGGTGCGGGGGGAAGGGGGCGCGGCGATCGCGGGGCTGTGACGTGGGTCGCAACCGGGGGCGACCCGGCCCCGTCCGCACGGTGACGCCACCGGGCCGCCGATAGGGTGGCCCGGTTGTCATACGTAGCCGAGCCGCCCTACCCCTGACCACGGAGACCGTGACTACCGCCCGCCCGTCGCCCGCCGCCACCCTCCCCGGAGGGCCGCCCCCAGGGTCCGCCCCCATGACCGTTTCCTCCTCCCACCACCTGTCCCCCGCCTTCCCGGGCCGCGCCCCCTGGGGCACCGCCGGCAAGCTGCGCGCCTGGCAGCAGGGGGCGATGGAGAAGTACGTCCAGGAGCAGCCGCGCGACTTCCTCGCCGTCGCCACGCCCGGCGCCGGAAAGACGACCTTCGCGCTGACCCTGGCCTCCTGGCTGCTGCACCACCACGTCGTGCAGCAGGTGACCGTGGTCGCGCCCACCGAGCACCTGAAGAAGCAGTGGGCGGAGGCCGCCGCCCGGGTGGGGATCAAGCTCGACCCCGAGTACAGCGCCGGCCCCCTCGGCAAGGAGTACGACGGGATCGCCGTCACGTACGCCGGTGTCGGGGTGCGGCCCATGCTGCACCGCAACCGCGTCGAGCAGCGCAAGACCCTCGTGATCCTCGACGAGATCCACCACGCCGGTGACTCCAAGTCGTGGGGCGAGGCGTGTCTGGAGGCGTTCGAGCCGGCGACCCGGCGGCTCGCGCTGACCGGTACGCCCTTCCGGTCCGACACCAACCCCATCCCCTTCGTGACGTACGAGGAGGGCCAGGACGGCATCCGCCGGTCGGCCGCCGACTACACGTACGGGTACGGCTCCGCGCTCGCGGACGGCGTCGTGCGCCCCGTCATCTTCCTCTCCTACAGCGGCAACATGCGCTGGCGCACCAAGGCCGGCGACGAGGTCGCGGCCCGGCTCGGCGAGCCGATGACGAAGGACGCGGTCAGCCAGGCCTGGCGCACCGCCCTCGACCCGCGCGGCGACTGGATGCCCAGCGTGCTGCGCGCCGCCGACCAGCGGCTGACCGAGGTCCGCAAGGCCATCCCGGACGCCGGCGCCCTCGTCATCGCCTCCGACCAGGACTCCGCCCGCGCCTACGCCAAGCTCATCCGCGAGATCACCGGCACGAAGGCCACCCTCGTGCTGTCCGACGACGTCGGCGCCTCCAAGAGGATCGACGAGTTCGGCGGGAGCGACGACCGCTGGATGGTCGCGGTGCGGATGGTGTCCGAGGGCGTCGACGTGCCGCGGCTCGCGGTGGGCGTGTACGCGACGACCATCTCGACGCCCCTGTTCTTCGCCCAGGCCGTCGGGCGCTTCGTACGCTCCCGGCGGCGCGGCGAGACCGCGTCCGTATTCCTGCCGACCGTGCCCGACCTGCTGACCTTCGCCAACGAGATGGAGAAGGAACGGGACCACGCCCTCGACAAGCCGAAGAAGGAGGGCGAGGAGGACCCGTACGCCGAATCCGAGAAGGAGATGGAGGAGGCGAACAAGCAGCAGGACGAGGACACCGGCGAGCAGGACATGCTGCCCTTCGAGGCGCTGGAGTCCGACGCCGTCTTCGACCGCGTGCTGTACGACGGCGCCGAGTTCGGCATGCAGGCCCACCCGGGCAGCGAGGAGGAGCAGGACTACCTCGGCATCCCGGGCCTGCTCGAACCCGAGCAGGTGCAGCTGCTGCTGCAGAAGCGGCAGGCCCGGCAGATCGCGCACAGCCGCAAGAGGCCGGACACCGAGGCCGACCTGCTGGAGCTGCCCGCCGAGCGGCGGCCGGTGGTCACGCACAAGGAGCTGATGGAGCTGCGCAAGAAGCTCAACACCATGGTCAGCGCCTACGTCCACCAGAGCGGCAAGCCGCACGGCGTGATCCACACCGAACTGCGCCGCGTGTGCGGTGGTCCGCCGAGCGCCGAGGCCACGGCCGGGCAGCTGCGCCAGCGCATCGACAAGGTGCAGGAGTGGGCCACCCGCATGCGGTGACGCCCGGCCGCTTCCCCGCCGCCCGCCTGCCCGTCCGGTCCGGTGGGGGAGGGGCCCGTGGGGTTCCGGGAGGGCCCCCGGGCACGGCCGGCGTCTCCCGGTGATGTGCGCGTATGCGGACGAAAGCAGGCAGGCCTGCCCCCGACCCGCCCGGATTGTGGACCGAGGCTTCCGCTCAGCGAACCGGCTTCGCTACTGTCCCGCTACGCACACGCCCCGTGGCAGCGCTGCCGCGGAGCGCAGCCGTGCAGCGACTGGGCCCGGAGCCGCCGGGCCGTCCTGTTGATCGGCGGCCTCTGAAGCGCGTCGCCGACGGGACTCGGTGACGCCTCCGTCGCTCAGGGACCGCCGGCCTCACCACCAAAGGAGTGGGCGTCGTGACCGCGGAGACCTCCCAGACGCTCGACCGGGGACTGCGCGTCCTCAAACTGCTGGCCGACACGGACCACGGACTGACCGTCACCGAGCTTTCCCACAAACTGGGCGTGAACCGGACCGTGGTGTACCGGCTGCTCGCCACCCTGGAGCAGCACGCGCTCGTACGGCGCGACCTGGGCGGGCGTGCCCGGGTCGGGCTGGGGGTGCTGCGGCTGGGACGCCAGGTGCACCCGCTGGTGCGGGAGGCCGCGCTGCCCGCGCTGCGGTCGCTGGCCGAGGACATAGGGGCGACCGCCCACCTGACCCTGGTGGACGGCACGGAGGCGCTGGCGGTCGCCGTGGTCGAGCCCACCTGGACGGACTACCACGTGGCCTACCGGGCCGGGTTCCGCCACCCCCTGGACCGGGGCGCGGCCGGCAGGGCGATCCTCGCCGCCCGGCGGTCGCCGTCGGCCGACCCCGGCTTCACCCTCACGCACGGGGAGCTGGAGACGGGGGCGTGCGGCGCCGCGGCGCCGCTGGTGGGGGTGACCGGCGTGGAGGGGAGCGTGGGCGTGGTGATGCTCGCGGAATCCGTCCCGGAGCGGGTGGGCCGGCGGGTGGTGGACGCGGCCAGGGAGGTCGCGGAGGCGCTGCGCTGACGCGGCGGGCGAGCCGGGGCGGACCCCGTCCCGCGCCCCGGACCCGCGCCCCGTGCCCACGTCCCGGACCCGCGTCCGCGCTCCCGCCCCCACCCGGCGAACCCGTGCCCCGCCCGCGCCGGCCCCCCGCGTTAGATTGACCCCGTGCTCTCACGTCTCACGCGTCCCCAGGCCGTCGCCGTCTGTGCCCTGCCCGTCGTGGCCCTGTTCGCCACCACGGTGTTCGCGCCGCTGCCGTTCTCGGTGGCGCAGCCCGGGATGACGGCGAACGTGCTCGGCGGGAACAGGGGCACCCCGGTGATCACCGTGTCCGGCGCGCCGACCCGCAGGACCAGCGGGCAGCTGCGGATGACCACCATCGAGGCGACCGGCCCGGACGCGCGGGTGTCCCTCGGGGACGTGCTCGGCAACTGGTTCCGCACGGACCGCGCCGTCATGCCGCGCGACTCGGTCTACCCGAGCGGCGACAGCGTCAAGGAGATCGAGAGGCACAACACCGAGCAGATGCGGCAGTCCCAGGACGCGGCGGCCCGGGCGGCGCTGGAGTACCTGGACCTCAGCGCCGACGACGTGAAGGTCACGCTGCGGCTCGCGGACGTGGGCGGGCCCAGCGCGGGACTGCTGTTCACACTGGGGGTCATCGACAAGCTGGACGGCGACGGCAGCGGCGGCGACCTGACGGGCGGCCGCACCATCGCCGGTACGGGGACCATCGATGCCGCCGGAAAGGTCGGCGCGGTCGGCGGGGTGGCCCTGAAGACGCGGGCCGCGCGGCGGGACGGCGCGACCGTCTTCCTGGTGCCGAAGGCGGAGTGCGCCGACGCGAAGGCCGAGCTGCCCCGGGGCCTGCGGCTGGTCCCCGTCACCACCCTGAAGGGCGCGGTCGACTCCCTGGTGGCACTGGAGAAGGGCAGGGGCCCGGTACCGGGCTGCTGACGCGCGCGGGACGCCCGCCCCCCGACCCCCTCCTGCTTCACCCGCTGTCCGCCGCCGCCTGCTCCACCAGCGGGATGATCCGCAGCGGGACGGGGTTCTCCATGACGATCGCCGTGGAGGCCCGGACGATGCCGTCGAAGCCGACGACACGGTCGATCACCCGCTGGAGGTCGGCGTTGGAGCGGGCCACCAGCCGGCACAGCATGTCCCCGCTGCCGGTGGTGGTCAGCAGCTCCAGCACCTCCGGCACGGTCGACAGGTACGCCCGGACATCGGCTCCCTGGCCCTGCCGGATCTGCAGCGTGGCGAACGCGGTGACCGGGTAGCCGAGGGCCGCCGGGTCCACCTGGGGGCCGAATCCGCGGATGACCCCGTTCGCCTGGAGCCGGTCCAGCCGGGCCTGCACGGTGCCCCGGGCGACCCCGAGCCGCCGGGACATCTCCAGCACCCCGACGCGCGGCTCCCGCGCCAGCAGCACGATGATCCGCCCGTCCAGCCGATCGATCCCCACGGCGATCCCCCGAGATGGTCATCCTGTACAGAAAGTACGGCGTGACCGCCGTACCGCCGAGCAGATTGCCCAGTGAACACACAAACTATTGCGCACCTTGCAGAGTGGGGCCACCCTTCGGCTATGACGCAGACCACACACCACACTCCCGACACCGCCCGGCAGGCCGATCCCTTCCCGGTCAAGGGAATGGACGCGGTCGTCTTCGCCGTGGGCAACGCCAAGCAGGCCGCGCACTACTACTCCACCGCCTTCGGCATGCAGCTGGTCGCCTATTCCGGACCGGAGAACGGCAGCCGCGAGACCGCGAGCTACGTCCTGGAGAACGGCTCCGCCCGCTTCGTGTTCACCTCCGTGATCAAGCCGGTCACCCCCTGGGGCCACTTCCTCGCCCAGCACGTCGCCGAGCACGGCGACGGTGTGGTCGACCTGGCCGTCGAGGTCCCCGACGCGCGCGCCGCCCACGCGTACGCGGTCGAGCACGGCGCCCGCTCGGTCGCCGAGCCGTACGAGGTGAAGGACGAGCACGGCACCGTCGTCCTCGCCGCCATCGCCACCTACGGCGAGACCCGCCACACCCTGGTCGACCGCACCGGCTACGACGGTCCCTACCTGCCCGGCTACGTCGCCGCCCGGCCGATCGTCCCGCCGCCCGCCCAGCGCACCTTCCAGGCCATCGACCACTGCGTCGGCAACGTCGAACTCGGCCGCATGAACGAGTGGGTGGAGTTCTACAACAAGGTCATGGGCTTCACGAACATGAAGGAGTTCGTGGGCGACGACATCGCCACCGAGTACAGCGCGCTGATGTCGAAGGTGGTCGCGGACGGCACCCTCAAGGTCAAGTTCCCGATCAACGAGCCCGCCGTCGCCAAGAAGAAGTCCCAGATCGACGAGTACCTGGAGTTCTACGGCGGCGCCGGCGTCCAGCACATCGCGCTCAACACCAACGACATCGTGCGCACGGTGCACACCATGCGCGCGGCCGGCGTCGAGTTCCTGGACACGCCCGACAGCTACTACGACACCCTCGGCGAGTGGGTCGGCGAGACCCGCGTGCCCGTCGACATCCTGCGCGAGCACAAGATCCTGGCCGACCGCGACGAGGACGGCTACCTGCTGCAGATCTTCACCAAGCCGGTCCAGGACCGCCCGACCGTCTTCTTCGAGATCATCGAGCGCCACGGCTCCATGGGCTTCGGCAAGGGCAACTTCAAGGCCCTGTTCGAGGCCATCGAGCGCGAGCAGGAGCGGCGCGGCAACCTGTAGCGGACCCGGCGGCGGAGAGGAACCGGCCCCTCCCGCCGCACCGCTCCCCCGCCGCCCGGCACCGGCCGGCCACCGCGGCGCGGTCCGCCGGTGCCGGGCTCACGGCACCGGCACGGCGCCGTCGCCCTCGTCGGGCACCGCCTCGTCGGGCACCGCCTCCCCGGACGGCTCCCCGGGCGGCTCCCTCGGCTCCCGCACCACCGCCGGCACCACCGCCCGCACCACCGCCGGCACCTGCGCCGGCCCCCGGGCGCGCGGTCCCGGAGCCGGCGCGGGCGCCCGGACCCGGTGCGCCCCGGACGGCGGCAGGGCCAGCACCGCGCCCGCCACGGCCCCGCCCACCAGGACGGCGACCAGCAGCCGCCGCAGCGGCCGCCGGGAACGGCGCGCCCGAGGCGGCCCGGCGTCCGGGGGCGTGCCCGGCGCGGAAGGACCACGGTGCCCGCACCGGCCGCAGTGTCGGATTCCCATGGTGCCCACTGTGCGTCGGCGGGGCAGGCGCGTCCGGGCGGCCCGAGGACGGCGCGGGCGGGGTTCACACCGATGGCCGCGAGTGCCACGCTGTGATCGTGAGCCGTATCGAAGCGCCCCCCGACGCGGCGACGGCGGAAGCCGGCCGCCTCACCGCCCGCCTCCTGGCCGGCCTGCCGCCCGAGGCCGTGGTGACCGACCCCGACGTCACGGCCTCCTACGCCCACGACATGGCGAGCTTCTGCCCGTCCGGCGCCCCGGCCGTGGTCGTCCTGCCGCGCACCGTCGAGCAGGTCCAGCACGTCATGCGCACCGCCACCGAACTGCGCGTGCCGGTGGTGCCGCAGGGCGCCCGCACCGGCCTGTCCGGCGGCGCCAACGCCACCGACGGCTGCATCGTGCTGTCCCTCACCCGGATGGACCGCATCCTGGAGATCAGCCCCGTCGACCGGATCGCCGTGGTCGAACCCGGCGTCGTCAACGCCGCCCTCGCCCGTGCGGTCGGGGAACACGGCCTGTACTACCCGCCGGACCCCTCCAGCTGGGAGACGTGCACGATCGGCGGCAACATCGGCACGGCGTCGGGCGGCCTGTGCTGCGTGAAGTACGGCGTCACCGCCGAGTACATCCTCGGCCTGGACGTCGTCCTCGCCGACGGCCGCCTGATGTCCACCGGCCGCCGCACCGCGAAGGGCGTGGCGGGCTACGACCTCACCCGTCTGTTCGTCGGCTCCGAGGGCTCGCTCGGCATCGTCGTCCGGGCCGTCCTGGCGCTCAGGCCCAAGCCGCCCCGGCAGCTCGTGCTGGCCGCCGAGTTCCCCTCCGCCACCGCCGCCTGCGACGCGGTGTGCCGGATCATGGCCGGCGGCCACGTGCCCTCCCTCCTCGAACTGATGGACCGTACGACCGTCAGGGCGGTCAACGACCTCGCCCGCATGGGCCTGCCCGAGACCACCGAGGCGCTGCTGCTGGCCGCCTTCGACACCCCGGACCCGGCCGCCGACCTCGCCGCCGTCGGCGCGCTGTGCGAGGACGCCGGCGCCACCGGGGTGGTGCCGGCCGAGGACGCCGCCGAGTCCGAGATGCTGCTGCAGGCGCGGCGGCTCTCGCTGACCGCGCTGGAGGCGGTCAAGGGCACGACGATGATCGACGACGTGTGCGTGCCCCGCTCCCGGCTCGGCGCGATGCTCGACGGC
This is a stretch of genomic DNA from Streptomyces sp. TG1A-8. It encodes these proteins:
- a CDS encoding SUKH-4 family immunity protein; translation: MGTTEAGVPAITLTEAELDRYVTHAPTRGLPTGPGLPAGTGPLTFLPLRTHGLRTLADATDGPFRLADELRDRLVIGELLHPAGMERESVLLDGGTGEITTAHLLAPSAPRPFAPSLNTLLRFAAVTEELAGLRGRFASLAGRYGPRTVTEASRRLLTLFEQGADGRVPPYWKATALIRPLSLIAGPGTASGLTLDVPSRLLDQEFGQGRVTRFEEVDIPATLTHEPTRRFLRETGLPEEAVLFRADTDAPLHTLTEYFAEERAEDYPLDELPAHSGHLIRLGHLVEDNGLVVDGRTGAVLTFSEPEATLYPLNTDVSTLAYTLWLLHHERTTDEHLSHELTTDAYDQLAAAMLHTLAAVDPTGTRPRTDWHYWTELFRDEAGGVL
- a CDS encoding DUF3761 domain-containing protein, whose protein sequence is MTHPYAIPPQPPVRAARKWARKRYVLPAIGLAFFLGIGAGANGQENGDDAKAAAAGIQPATTVTATATATATETAAPEPAPTVTATKTVEVKVRVTVTAKAAVADSGSGGSSSGGSSGSGGSSSSGGSGTTGSGATALCNDGTYSYAAHHQGACSHHGGVAVFYR
- a CDS encoding MFS transporter; this translates as MSALGSPDAAVADDAARPDGGVLSRAHRALSVGIVSVVLLIAFEATAVGTAMPVAARELDGLALYAFAFSGYFTTSLFGMVLAGQWSDRKGPLGALTTGIAAFAAGLLVAGTARVMWVFILGRAVQGLGGGLVIVALYVVVGRAYPERLRPAIMAAFAASWVVPSVVGPLASGAVTEHLGWRWVFLGIPVLVVFPLALALPQIRRRTAGPVGGSGGSGAFDRRRIRLALAVSLGAGLLQYAAQDLRPLSLLPGLAGAALLAPAVLALLPRGTYRAARGLPSVVLLRGVSAGSFIAAESFVPLMLVTQRGLSPTMAGFSLAAGGGTWALGSWVQSRPGAEPYRGRLMTSGMVLVAAAITAAPSVLLPAVPVWTVAVAWGFGCFGMGLVISSTSVLLLQLSAPEEAGANSAALQISDALSNVVLLAATGAAFAALGGGGTAATTATAADAARPAAFAAVFLPMAVVALAGAWVTTRVHEEGRG
- a CDS encoding DEAD/DEAH box helicase, with the translated sequence MTVSSSHHLSPAFPGRAPWGTAGKLRAWQQGAMEKYVQEQPRDFLAVATPGAGKTTFALTLASWLLHHHVVQQVTVVAPTEHLKKQWAEAAARVGIKLDPEYSAGPLGKEYDGIAVTYAGVGVRPMLHRNRVEQRKTLVILDEIHHAGDSKSWGEACLEAFEPATRRLALTGTPFRSDTNPIPFVTYEEGQDGIRRSAADYTYGYGSALADGVVRPVIFLSYSGNMRWRTKAGDEVAARLGEPMTKDAVSQAWRTALDPRGDWMPSVLRAADQRLTEVRKAIPDAGALVIASDQDSARAYAKLIREITGTKATLVLSDDVGASKRIDEFGGSDDRWMVAVRMVSEGVDVPRLAVGVYATTISTPLFFAQAVGRFVRSRRRGETASVFLPTVPDLLTFANEMEKERDHALDKPKKEGEEDPYAESEKEMEEANKQQDEDTGEQDMLPFEALESDAVFDRVLYDGAEFGMQAHPGSEEEQDYLGIPGLLEPEQVQLLLQKRQARQIAHSRKRPDTEADLLELPAERRPVVTHKELMELRKKLNTMVSAYVHQSGKPHGVIHTELRRVCGGPPSAEATAGQLRQRIDKVQEWATRMR
- a CDS encoding IclR family transcriptional regulator — its product is MTAETSQTLDRGLRVLKLLADTDHGLTVTELSHKLGVNRTVVYRLLATLEQHALVRRDLGGRARVGLGVLRLGRQVHPLVREAALPALRSLAEDIGATAHLTLVDGTEALAVAVVEPTWTDYHVAYRAGFRHPLDRGAAGRAILAARRSPSADPGFTLTHGELETGACGAAAPLVGVTGVEGSVGVVMLAESVPERVGRRVVDAAREVAEALR
- a CDS encoding S16 family serine protease, with amino-acid sequence MLSRLTRPQAVAVCALPVVALFATTVFAPLPFSVAQPGMTANVLGGNRGTPVITVSGAPTRRTSGQLRMTTIEATGPDARVSLGDVLGNWFRTDRAVMPRDSVYPSGDSVKEIERHNTEQMRQSQDAAARAALEYLDLSADDVKVTLRLADVGGPSAGLLFTLGVIDKLDGDGSGGDLTGGRTIAGTGTIDAAGKVGAVGGVALKTRAARRDGATVFLVPKAECADAKAELPRGLRLVPVTTLKGAVDSLVALEKGRGPVPGC
- a CDS encoding Lrp/AsnC family transcriptional regulator gives rise to the protein MGIDRLDGRIIVLLAREPRVGVLEMSRRLGVARGTVQARLDRLQANGVIRGFGPQVDPAALGYPVTAFATLQIRQGQGADVRAYLSTVPEVLELLTTTGSGDMLCRLVARSNADLQRVIDRVVGFDGIVRASTAIVMENPVPLRIIPLVEQAAADSG
- the hppD gene encoding 4-hydroxyphenylpyruvate dioxygenase is translated as MTQTTHHTPDTARQADPFPVKGMDAVVFAVGNAKQAAHYYSTAFGMQLVAYSGPENGSRETASYVLENGSARFVFTSVIKPVTPWGHFLAQHVAEHGDGVVDLAVEVPDARAAHAYAVEHGARSVAEPYEVKDEHGTVVLAAIATYGETRHTLVDRTGYDGPYLPGYVAARPIVPPPAQRTFQAIDHCVGNVELGRMNEWVEFYNKVMGFTNMKEFVGDDIATEYSALMSKVVADGTLKVKFPINEPAVAKKKSQIDEYLEFYGGAGVQHIALNTNDIVRTVHTMRAAGVEFLDTPDSYYDTLGEWVGETRVPVDILREHKILADRDEDGYLLQIFTKPVQDRPTVFFEIIERHGSMGFGKGNFKALFEAIEREQERRGNL